From one Microbacterium aurum genomic stretch:
- a CDS encoding L-lactate dehydrogenase — MSVIENSKLTVVGAGAVGSSVAYAALIRESARHVALYDIAAEKTEAEVLDLAHGAQFTGSSDITGGADISVTAGSHVVVITAGAKQKPGQTRIELAGVNANILKSMMPQLLEASPDAVFVIVTNPCDVLTVLAQEATDLPYERIFASGTVLDTSRLRWKIAQRAGVSISSVHAYIVGEHGDTEFPLWSHATIGTVPILDWQPLDGQPKFTVAELDQIAVDVRDAAYKVIQGKGATNYAIGLSSARIVEAILDDEHAVMPVSTVLDGFHGVSGVALSVPSVVSAAGAEPIRATSFDEKELGLFRHSADALREVADSLR; from the coding sequence ATGAGCGTTATCGAGAACTCGAAACTCACTGTCGTCGGTGCCGGAGCGGTCGGGTCGTCCGTCGCGTACGCCGCCCTCATCCGGGAATCCGCCCGCCACGTCGCCCTCTACGACATCGCCGCCGAAAAGACCGAGGCCGAGGTGCTCGACCTCGCCCACGGCGCCCAGTTCACCGGATCGAGCGACATCACCGGCGGGGCCGACATCTCGGTCACCGCGGGGTCGCACGTCGTCGTCATCACCGCCGGCGCGAAGCAGAAGCCGGGGCAGACCCGCATCGAGCTCGCGGGCGTCAACGCGAACATCCTGAAGTCGATGATGCCGCAGCTGCTCGAAGCCTCACCCGACGCGGTCTTCGTCATCGTCACCAACCCGTGCGACGTGCTCACGGTGCTCGCGCAGGAGGCGACCGATCTGCCGTACGAGCGCATCTTCGCATCCGGAACGGTGCTCGACACCTCGCGCCTGCGCTGGAAGATCGCGCAGCGCGCGGGCGTGTCGATCTCGAGCGTGCACGCCTACATCGTGGGTGAGCACGGCGACACCGAGTTCCCGCTGTGGTCGCACGCGACGATCGGCACGGTCCCGATCCTCGACTGGCAGCCGCTGGACGGCCAGCCGAAGTTCACCGTCGCAGAGCTCGACCAGATCGCGGTGGATGTGCGGGATGCCGCATACAAGGTCATCCAGGGCAAGGGCGCGACGAACTACGCGATCGGCCTGTCGAGCGCGCGCATCGTCGAGGCGATCCTCGATGACGAGCACGCCGTCATGCCGGTCTCCACCGTCCTCGACGGCTTCCACGGCGTGAGCGGCGTCGCCCTGTCGGTGCCGTCGGTGGTGTCGGCCGCCGGGGCGGAGCCGATCCGCGCGACCTCGTTCGACGAGAAGGAGCTGGGGCTGTTCCGCCACTCCGCCGACGCGTTGCGCGAGGTCGCCGACTCGTTGCGCTGA
- the radA gene encoding DNA repair protein RadA yields MASKRAATTSAYRCTECGWTSAKWVGRCGECQQWGTVVEATAAAPAHAVTPLAPARSARPITAIDTRETPRRTTGVGEFDRVLGGGIVPGAAILLSGEPGVGKSTLLLEVAAQSARAGRRVLYVSAEESLGQVRLRAERTGALHDELYLASETDLATILGHVDETRPELLIVDSVQTVASSLVDGAPGHPSQVREVASTLIRVAKERNLPVIIVGHVTKDGQVAGPRVLEHLVDVVCHFEGDRQTALRFVRALKNRFGATDEVGCFEQTSRGIVEVPDPSALFLGHGSREPGTCVTIALEGRRALPVEVQALTLQPASPNPRRIVSGVDAARVAMVLAVLEKRAKIRVSDQDVYVSTVGGVRLVEPAADLAIALAVASAVSNRANPAGLVAIGELSLAGEVRAVTQHDQRKAEAARLGYRNVIDTASRTLSGALRDLPRRHAADPGDEPGF; encoded by the coding sequence ATGGCATCCAAGCGCGCGGCGACCACGAGTGCGTATCGCTGTACCGAGTGCGGCTGGACGAGCGCCAAGTGGGTGGGTCGCTGCGGCGAGTGCCAGCAGTGGGGCACCGTCGTCGAGGCGACGGCCGCCGCGCCCGCGCACGCCGTCACACCGCTTGCCCCTGCCCGCTCGGCCCGCCCGATCACGGCGATCGACACCCGTGAGACGCCGCGCCGCACCACCGGCGTCGGCGAGTTCGACCGGGTGCTGGGCGGCGGCATCGTGCCGGGGGCCGCGATCCTGCTGTCGGGGGAGCCGGGCGTCGGCAAGTCGACCCTGCTGCTGGAGGTCGCGGCGCAGAGCGCCCGCGCCGGCCGGCGCGTCCTGTACGTCAGCGCCGAGGAGTCACTCGGACAGGTGCGGCTGCGAGCCGAGCGCACCGGCGCCCTGCACGACGAGCTCTATCTCGCCAGCGAGACCGACCTCGCCACGATCCTCGGCCACGTCGACGAGACCCGCCCCGAACTGCTCATCGTCGACTCGGTGCAGACCGTCGCCTCGAGCCTCGTCGACGGGGCTCCCGGCCACCCCAGCCAGGTGCGCGAGGTCGCCTCGACCCTCATCCGCGTCGCCAAGGAGCGGAACCTCCCCGTCATCATCGTCGGCCATGTCACGAAAGACGGCCAGGTGGCCGGTCCCCGCGTGCTGGAGCATCTCGTCGACGTCGTGTGCCACTTCGAGGGCGACCGGCAGACGGCGCTGCGGTTCGTCCGTGCGCTGAAGAACCGCTTCGGCGCGACCGATGAGGTGGGATGCTTCGAGCAGACCAGCCGCGGCATCGTCGAGGTGCCCGACCCCAGCGCGCTGTTCCTCGGTCACGGCTCCCGCGAACCGGGCACGTGCGTGACGATCGCGCTGGAAGGGCGGCGAGCCCTCCCGGTGGAGGTCCAGGCGCTCACCCTCCAGCCCGCGAGCCCCAACCCTCGGCGCATCGTCAGCGGCGTCGACGCCGCCCGCGTCGCGATGGTGCTCGCGGTGCTCGAGAAGCGCGCGAAGATCCGGGTGTCCGATCAGGACGTCTACGTCTCCACGGTGGGCGGGGTGCGCCTGGTAGAGCCCGCGGCCGACCTCGCCATCGCCCTCGCGGTCGCGAGCGCCGTCTCGAACCGCGCGAATCCTGCCGGTCTCGTCGCGATCGGCGAACTCAGCCTCGCGGGCGAGGTGCGCGCGGTGACGCAGCACGATCAGCGCAAGGCCGAGGCGGCGCGACTGGGATACCGGAACGTCATCGACACGGCATCCCGCACCCTGAGCGGTGCGCTCCGCGACCTGCCGCGCCGGCATGCGGCCGACCCCGGGGACGAGCCAGGGTTCTGA
- a CDS encoding dehydrogenase → MAGKKRSRSSEPLEFRNTQLADALQTQDMAALAFALRHGPTVVPLLRPGQRDDPRDSGEVWTYRDPKTGDVALLLFSDAVHKPAALPPAVALQSPAWLRAFLSAHEAEITTVFFDIAGPHPMQATPADLIAALDLDA, encoded by the coding sequence ATGGCCGGTAAGAAGCGCTCGAGGTCGTCGGAGCCCCTGGAGTTCCGCAACACCCAGCTGGCCGATGCGCTGCAGACGCAGGACATGGCCGCGCTGGCGTTCGCGTTGCGGCATGGACCCACCGTCGTTCCGCTGCTGCGTCCCGGGCAGCGCGACGACCCCCGCGACAGTGGCGAGGTGTGGACCTACCGCGACCCGAAGACCGGCGACGTGGCGCTGCTGCTGTTCAGCGACGCGGTGCACAAGCCGGCGGCACTCCCGCCCGCCGTCGCGCTGCAGTCGCCCGCGTGGCTGCGTGCGTTCCTCAGCGCCCACGAGGCGGAGATCACCACGGTCTTCTTCGACATCGCGGGGCCTCACCCGATGCAGGCCACGCCCGCCGACCTCATCGCGGCGCTCGACCTCGACGCCTGA
- a CDS encoding amino-acid N-acetyltransferase has protein sequence MTYNVRAARTSDVRGILALLDPWVQRRVLLGKEVVTLFEAVQEFVVAESDGELIGCGALHVMWEDLGEIRTLIVADGWLHHGVGGAIVASLEARARELGLTRLFCLTFEVDFFARRGFSPIGEQIVEPDVYSQLLRSPDEGVAEFLDLAHVKPNTLGNTRMLKHL, from the coding sequence GTGACCTACAACGTGCGCGCTGCGCGGACCTCGGACGTGCGCGGCATCCTCGCCCTGCTCGACCCGTGGGTGCAGCGGCGCGTGCTGCTGGGCAAAGAGGTCGTGACGCTCTTCGAAGCGGTGCAGGAGTTCGTGGTCGCCGAGAGCGACGGCGAGCTGATCGGATGCGGTGCCCTCCACGTCATGTGGGAGGACCTCGGCGAGATCCGCACCCTCATCGTCGCCGACGGCTGGCTGCACCACGGCGTGGGGGGCGCGATCGTCGCGAGCCTCGAGGCCCGGGCGCGCGAGCTCGGCCTCACGCGCCTGTTCTGCCTGACCTTCGAGGTCGACTTCTTCGCCCGGCGCGGGTTCTCCCCCATCGGCGAGCAGATCGTCGAACCCGACGTGTACTCGCAGCTGCTGCGCAGCCCCGACGAGGGCGTCGCGGAGTTCCTCGACCTCGCGCACGTGAAGCCCAACACCCTCGGCAATACACGCATGCTCAAGCACCTGTAG
- a CDS encoding circularly permuted type 2 ATP-grasp protein — protein MSVLRDYAATMSQPTLPFAAAGDVSRFDEFVDADGALRPGWKALAAHALSLTSDDLHRVDGEIARFLADDGVSYVRGESGAQPWQLDPVPFVLDPAAWAPLEVGLAQRAELLNALLVDLYGPQSLLSEGIVPAAVVFGHSGFTRPLARASAVDPHPLLLSAADLGRDAGGDWHVLADRVQAPSGLGFAAENRRVISQVLPDLFQEGDLHRIDPYFSALRAALLSSVDEAIDDPRVVILTPGTLSETAFDQAFLANALGFPLVQGSDLVVRDGYVWMKPAGWPRTRPADRIDVIIRRVDAAWCDPLELRGDSRLGVAGLVEAVRRGNVRLVNGLGAGVLENPGLLPYLPAACERLLGEQLRIPSVPTLWCGEPEALREVQARLRAGDDTLLVRTIDEPRKAFADLDRGELTARIEAAPHRFVGQTQLPLSQTPVWNGAAGGTGVGARAAAMPLTLRGFTLRYGSAYRPLVGGLATVRESTDALPRTKDVWVLKAASDDADQNLSEIAPLPAARSIPPLSPRAHADMFWTGRYAERTEDLLRLLLTAQAELDQPGAYGPAGAVAASPRVLLDVLGRLAGMRSLDPEAEFRSLLLDASRPGSAAHSIARLRDAMEGVRDQLSGDTWRVFATIDRALRALRTSAHPHRTSESAGRMLAAMLSLYGVTANMIRDSGWHMIEAGRFLERGLQLCVLLSTGLAQRQDARATRSVLEGLLVASESVVTHRRRYRGSVRAADVLDLLLVDPSNPRSLAFALAALRDHLAAMPASTGSTRAERLLDHLETELAAADIGALGAVSDGRRDALVEFLGGVTAQLEQLSVAVTHLHFESGPPAVPMSELSLIELMESRA, from the coding sequence GTGAGTGTGTTGCGTGACTACGCCGCGACGATGTCGCAGCCGACGCTGCCGTTCGCCGCCGCCGGCGACGTGTCCCGGTTCGATGAGTTCGTGGATGCCGACGGCGCGCTGCGTCCGGGCTGGAAGGCCCTCGCCGCGCACGCGCTGTCGTTGACGTCCGACGACCTGCACCGCGTGGACGGCGAGATCGCGCGCTTCCTCGCCGACGACGGCGTCTCGTACGTGCGCGGCGAGTCGGGGGCACAGCCCTGGCAGCTCGATCCCGTGCCGTTCGTGCTCGATCCGGCAGCCTGGGCGCCGCTGGAGGTCGGTCTCGCGCAGCGCGCCGAGCTGCTGAACGCCCTCCTCGTCGACCTGTACGGCCCGCAGTCGCTGCTGAGCGAGGGCATCGTGCCGGCGGCCGTCGTGTTCGGCCATTCCGGTTTCACCCGCCCGCTCGCGCGCGCGAGCGCGGTCGATCCGCACCCGCTGCTGTTGTCGGCGGCCGACCTCGGCCGCGACGCCGGGGGCGACTGGCACGTGCTGGCCGACCGGGTGCAGGCGCCGTCGGGTCTCGGCTTCGCGGCGGAGAACCGGCGGGTGATCTCGCAGGTGCTGCCTGACCTGTTCCAGGAGGGAGACCTCCACCGCATCGACCCGTACTTCTCGGCGCTGCGGGCGGCGCTGCTCTCCTCGGTCGACGAGGCGATCGACGACCCCCGGGTGGTCATCCTCACGCCCGGCACCCTCAGCGAAACGGCGTTCGACCAGGCGTTCCTCGCCAACGCGCTCGGCTTTCCGCTCGTGCAGGGCAGCGACCTCGTCGTCCGCGACGGGTACGTGTGGATGAAGCCGGCCGGCTGGCCCCGCACCCGGCCCGCCGACCGCATCGACGTCATCATCCGACGCGTGGATGCCGCGTGGTGCGACCCCCTGGAGCTGCGCGGCGATTCGCGGCTCGGCGTCGCGGGCCTCGTCGAGGCCGTCCGCCGGGGGAACGTGCGTCTCGTGAACGGGCTCGGCGCCGGTGTGCTCGAGAACCCGGGGCTCCTCCCCTACCTGCCGGCCGCGTGCGAGCGGCTGCTCGGCGAACAGCTGCGCATCCCCTCGGTGCCGACTCTGTGGTGCGGGGAGCCCGAAGCGCTCCGCGAGGTGCAGGCGCGGCTGCGCGCCGGCGACGACACGCTGCTGGTGCGCACGATCGATGAGCCGCGCAAGGCGTTCGCCGACCTCGACCGGGGTGAGCTCACCGCTCGCATCGAGGCGGCCCCGCACCGGTTCGTCGGCCAGACGCAGCTGCCCCTGTCGCAGACTCCGGTGTGGAACGGCGCGGCGGGCGGAACCGGCGTGGGCGCCCGCGCGGCGGCCATGCCGCTCACCCTGCGGGGGTTCACACTGCGCTACGGCTCGGCCTACCGGCCGCTCGTCGGCGGGCTCGCGACGGTGCGCGAATCGACCGACGCCCTGCCGCGCACGAAGGACGTGTGGGTGCTGAAGGCGGCATCCGACGACGCCGATCAGAACCTCAGCGAGATCGCGCCGCTGCCCGCGGCGCGCAGCATCCCCCCGCTCTCCCCGCGCGCCCACGCCGACATGTTCTGGACCGGGCGCTACGCCGAGCGCACCGAAGACCTGCTGCGCCTGCTGCTGACGGCGCAGGCCGAGCTCGACCAGCCCGGCGCGTACGGCCCCGCCGGCGCCGTGGCGGCAAGCCCCCGCGTGCTCCTCGATGTGCTGGGGCGCCTGGCGGGCATGCGCTCGCTCGATCCCGAAGCGGAGTTCCGCTCGCTGCTGCTGGACGCCAGTCGTCCCGGATCGGCGGCGCACTCCATCGCGCGCCTGCGCGACGCGATGGAGGGGGTGCGCGACCAGCTGTCCGGCGACACGTGGCGGGTGTTCGCCACGATCGACCGCGCCCTGCGGGCGCTGCGCACCTCCGCACACCCGCACCGCACGTCCGAGTCGGCCGGCCGCATGCTCGCGGCCATGCTGTCGCTGTACGGCGTGACGGCGAACATGATCCGCGATTCCGGCTGGCACATGATCGAGGCGGGGCGCTTCCTCGAGCGCGGACTCCAGCTGTGCGTGCTGCTGTCGACAGGTCTGGCTCAGCGGCAGGATGCCCGGGCCACCCGCAGTGTGCTGGAGGGGCTGCTGGTGGCATCGGAGAGCGTCGTCACGCATCGGCGCCGGTACCGGGGCTCGGTGCGCGCCGCCGACGTGCTCGACCTGCTGCTGGTGGACCCCAGCAACCCGCGTTCGCTGGCGTTCGCGCTGGCGGCGCTGCGCGATCACCTGGCGGCCATGCCCGCCTCGACCGGGTCCACGCGCGCCGAGCGGCTGCTCGACCACCTCGAGACCGAGCTGGCGGCGGCCGACATCGGCGCCCTGGGGGCGGTCTCCGACGGCCGACGCGACGCGCTCGTGGAGTTCCTGGGCGGGGTGACCGCACAACTCGAACAGCTGTCGGTCGCGGTCACGCACCTGCACTTCGAGAGCGGGCCGCCCGCCGTCCCGATGTCGGAGCTGTCGCTCATCGAGCTGATGGAGAGCCGGGCATGA
- a CDS encoding transglutaminase family protein, whose amino-acid sequence MRSYRVWHRTAYTYSKPVQDSVGQFHLVARDLPWQRVSASAVELDPVPGDIAPDVDAFGNAATFFHLTDPHDALTITATSEVTVEDPAYDPDALARPWEDARPILHPETPGAWRAVEYALESPRVRHVPAAAEYGAVSLTPGRPIGEAATDLMQRIFRDFHYDKTATTVTSSVADAMAARAGVCQDFAHVALACLRSHGIAARYVSGYLATQPPPGKERVFGADASHAWLAVWLPGTDQWLAIDPTNDQWADDRYVTVAWGRDYGDVSPVKGIIFTKAKRSTLRVSVDVAPRHDA is encoded by the coding sequence ATGAGGTCGTACCGCGTGTGGCACCGCACGGCCTACACCTACAGCAAGCCGGTGCAGGACAGCGTCGGTCAGTTCCACCTGGTCGCCCGCGATCTGCCATGGCAGCGCGTGTCGGCATCCGCCGTCGAGCTCGACCCCGTTCCCGGCGACATCGCGCCGGACGTCGACGCGTTCGGCAACGCCGCGACGTTCTTCCACCTGACAGACCCGCACGACGCACTGACGATCACGGCGACGAGCGAGGTCACGGTCGAGGACCCGGCCTACGACCCCGACGCGCTGGCACGTCCGTGGGAGGACGCCCGGCCGATCCTGCACCCCGAGACGCCGGGGGCGTGGCGGGCGGTCGAGTACGCGCTGGAGTCGCCCCGCGTGCGGCACGTGCCGGCGGCGGCGGAGTACGGCGCCGTCTCGCTCACCCCGGGCCGGCCGATCGGCGAGGCGGCGACCGACCTCATGCAGCGGATCTTCCGCGACTTCCACTACGACAAGACCGCCACGACCGTGACGAGCTCGGTCGCCGACGCCATGGCCGCCCGCGCCGGGGTCTGCCAGGACTTCGCCCATGTGGCCCTCGCGTGCCTGCGGTCGCACGGGATCGCTGCCCGCTACGTCTCGGGCTACCTCGCGACGCAGCCGCCGCCGGGCAAGGAGCGCGTCTTCGGTGCGGACGCCTCCCACGCGTGGCTCGCGGTGTGGCTGCCCGGCACCGACCAGTGGCTCGCGATCGACCCCACCAACGACCAGTGGGCCGACGACCGCTACGTCACGGTGGCGTGGGGCCGTGACTACGGCGACGTGTCGCCGGTCAAGGGGATCATCTTCACGAAGGCGAAACGCTCGACGCTGCGGGTCTCCGTCGACGTCGCGCCGCGCCACGACGCGTGA
- a CDS encoding amidase domain-containing protein, with amino-acid sequence MMRRRRSAAVLISVIIIAALTVGVFGFVRSLGERPHPTTSSAPEAGAALSAPQPTPAADGPSFDTGAAADQALAVLGEYSDAARSVEDALYQATVTLRGATTAAEADAAMAATQQAVEAVKADAEAYRAGLIAASAGTNTQPTGGDVAAQMAYLHQYVFDYNSAEWGDYNPYGGDCTNFASQGLIARGWHTDGTWYSDGAMWTASKPWIATAPMAAYFDKLGFTYATEADLDRVRVGDVGVFSWGETQAGLDHTMTVSKVEYVPDGPPKVYFISHNYDGEYRELTNALYVEHQNSTVRIYQIP; translated from the coding sequence ATGATGCGACGGCGCCGCAGCGCGGCTGTGCTGATCTCGGTGATCATCATCGCGGCACTGACGGTCGGCGTCTTCGGCTTCGTCCGCTCGCTCGGCGAGCGGCCGCATCCGACCACGTCCAGCGCCCCCGAGGCGGGCGCCGCGCTGTCGGCTCCGCAGCCCACCCCGGCGGCCGACGGCCCGAGCTTCGACACCGGCGCCGCGGCCGACCAGGCGCTCGCCGTGCTCGGCGAGTACAGCGACGCCGCCCGGTCCGTCGAGGACGCGCTCTACCAGGCCACGGTCACACTGCGCGGGGCGACGACCGCCGCCGAGGCCGACGCGGCCATGGCCGCGACCCAGCAGGCCGTCGAGGCGGTGAAGGCGGATGCCGAGGCGTACCGGGCCGGGCTGATCGCGGCATCCGCGGGCACCAACACGCAGCCGACCGGCGGCGATGTCGCCGCCCAGATGGCCTACCTGCACCAGTACGTCTTCGACTACAACAGCGCCGAGTGGGGCGACTACAACCCGTATGGCGGCGACTGCACGAACTTCGCAAGCCAGGGGCTCATCGCACGCGGCTGGCACACCGACGGCACGTGGTACTCCGACGGCGCGATGTGGACGGCCTCCAAGCCCTGGATCGCCACGGCTCCCATGGCCGCCTACTTCGACAAGCTCGGCTTCACGTACGCGACCGAGGCTGACCTCGACCGCGTGCGCGTCGGCGACGTCGGCGTGTTCAGCTGGGGTGAGACGCAGGCGGGCCTGGATCACACGATGACGGTGTCGAAGGTCGAGTACGTCCCCGACGGGCCGCCGAAGGTGTACTTCATCAGCCACAACTACGACGGCGAGTACCGGGAGCTGACCAACGCGCTGTACGTCGAGCACCAGAACTCGACCGTGCGGATCTACCAGATCCCCTGA
- a CDS encoding ATP-dependent Clp protease ATP-binding subunit, with amino-acid sequence MFERFTDRARRVVVLAQEEAKMLNHNYIGTEHILLGLIHEGEGVAAKALESLGISLDAVREQVQDIIGQGQQQPTGHIPFTPRAKKVLELSLREALQLGHNYIGTEHILLGLIREGEGVAAQVLVKLGADLNKVRQQVIQLLSGYQGKEPAGVAAGAGEQNAQSAQGGSAVLDQFGRNLTQAARENKLDPVIGREKEIERVMQILSRRSKNNPVLIGEPGVGKTAVVEGLAQAIVKNDVPETLKDKQVYSLDLGSLIAGSRYRGDFEERLKKVTKEIRTRGDIIVFIDEIHTLVGAGAAEGAIDAASILKPLLARGELQTIGATTLDEYRKHFEKDAALERRFQPIQVAEPSLPHAINILKGLRDRYEAHHKVQITDGAIVAAANLADRYISDRFLPDKAIDLIDEAGARLRLSILSSPPELREFDEKIAKVREHKELASEEQDFEKAASLRDEEKSLLAERLRLEKQWRSGDVASHAVVDEGLIAEVLAQATGIPVFKLTEEETSRLVFMEKALHQRVIGQEEAIAALSRTIRRQRAGLKDPKRPSGSFIFAGPTGVGKTELAKALAEFLFDDEGALISLDMSEFGEKHTVSRLFGAPPGFVGFEEGGQLTEKVRRKPFSVVLFDEIEKAHPDIFNSLLQILEEGRLTDGQGRVVDFKNTVIIMTTNLGSQAIAGGPVGFQVEGNAQTTYERMKGKVDEELKRHFKPEFLNRVDDVIVFPQLNKEELRQIVGLFTKRLSERLLDRDMTVELTDAAKDKLIEIGFDPTLGARPLRRAMQREVEDQLSERILHGELNAGDHVKVDAENGKFLFEHGPRGEKVAVGVGAAGAIEATPDIVAGS; translated from the coding sequence ATGTTCGAGAGATTCACGGACCGTGCCCGTCGCGTGGTTGTGCTCGCCCAAGAAGAGGCGAAGATGCTCAACCACAACTACATCGGCACCGAGCACATCCTGCTCGGTCTCATCCACGAGGGCGAGGGTGTCGCCGCCAAGGCGCTCGAGTCGCTCGGCATCTCGCTCGATGCCGTCCGCGAGCAGGTCCAGGACATCATCGGTCAGGGCCAGCAGCAGCCGACCGGGCACATCCCCTTCACGCCCCGCGCGAAGAAGGTGCTCGAGCTGTCGCTGCGCGAAGCGCTGCAGCTCGGCCACAACTACATCGGCACCGAGCACATCCTGCTCGGCCTGATCCGCGAGGGCGAGGGTGTCGCCGCCCAGGTGCTCGTCAAGCTCGGCGCCGACCTGAACAAGGTCCGCCAGCAGGTCATCCAGCTGCTTTCGGGCTACCAGGGCAAGGAGCCCGCGGGCGTCGCCGCCGGTGCCGGTGAGCAGAACGCGCAGTCCGCCCAGGGCGGCTCCGCCGTGCTCGACCAGTTCGGCCGCAACCTCACCCAGGCCGCGCGCGAGAACAAGCTCGACCCCGTCATCGGGCGCGAGAAGGAGATCGAGCGCGTCATGCAGATCCTGTCGCGCCGCTCCAAGAACAACCCCGTCCTGATCGGCGAGCCCGGCGTCGGCAAGACCGCCGTCGTCGAGGGCCTCGCGCAGGCGATCGTGAAGAACGACGTGCCCGAGACGCTCAAGGACAAGCAGGTCTACTCGCTCGACCTCGGCTCGCTCATCGCCGGTTCGCGCTACCGCGGTGACTTCGAGGAGCGCCTGAAGAAGGTCACCAAGGAGATCCGCACGCGCGGCGACATCATCGTCTTCATCGACGAGATCCACACCCTCGTGGGCGCGGGCGCCGCCGAGGGCGCGATCGACGCGGCATCCATTCTGAAGCCCCTCCTCGCGCGTGGCGAGCTGCAGACCATCGGCGCCACGACCCTCGACGAGTACCGCAAGCACTTCGAGAAGGATGCTGCGCTGGAGCGCCGCTTCCAGCCGATCCAGGTCGCCGAGCCGAGCCTGCCCCACGCGATCAACATCCTGAAGGGCCTGCGCGACCGCTACGAGGCGCACCACAAGGTGCAGATCACCGACGGCGCGATCGTCGCGGCGGCGAACCTCGCCGACCGCTACATCAGCGACCGGTTCCTGCCTGACAAGGCGATCGACCTGATCGATGAGGCCGGCGCCCGCCTGCGCCTGTCGATCCTGTCGAGCCCGCCGGAGCTGCGCGAGTTCGACGAGAAGATCGCCAAGGTCCGCGAGCACAAGGAGCTCGCCAGCGAGGAGCAGGACTTCGAGAAGGCCGCGTCGCTGCGCGACGAGGAGAAGTCCCTGCTCGCCGAGCGCCTGCGCCTCGAGAAGCAGTGGCGCTCGGGTGACGTCGCGAGCCACGCGGTCGTCGACGAGGGCCTGATCGCCGAGGTGCTCGCGCAGGCCACGGGCATCCCCGTCTTCAAGCTCACCGAAGAGGAGACCAGCCGCCTGGTCTTCATGGAGAAGGCGCTGCACCAGCGCGTCATCGGACAGGAGGAGGCCATCGCGGCCCTGTCCCGCACGATCCGCCGCCAGCGCGCCGGCCTCAAGGACCCGAAGCGCCCCTCCGGCTCGTTCATCTTCGCCGGCCCCACCGGCGTCGGAAAGACCGAGCTCGCCAAGGCGCTCGCCGAGTTCCTCTTCGATGACGAGGGCGCGCTGATCTCGCTCGACATGAGCGAGTTCGGCGAGAAGCACACCGTCTCGCGGCTGTTCGGTGCCCCTCCCGGGTTCGTCGGCTTCGAAGAGGGCGGCCAGCTCACCGAGAAGGTGCGCCGCAAGCCGTTCTCGGTCGTGCTGTTCGACGAGATCGAGAAGGCCCACCCCGACATCTTCAACTCGCTGCTGCAGATCCTCGAAGAGGGTCGCCTGACCGACGGTCAGGGCCGCGTCGTCGACTTCAAGAACACCGTCATCATCATGACGACCAACCTCGGTTCGCAGGCCATCGCCGGCGGCCCGGTCGGGTTCCAGGTCGAGGGCAACGCGCAGACGACGTACGAGCGGATGAAGGGCAAGGTCGACGAGGAGCTCAAGCGGCATTTCAAGCCCGAGTTCCTCAACCGCGTCGACGACGTCATCGTCTTCCCGCAGCTGAACAAGGAGGAGCTCCGCCAGATCGTCGGCCTCTTCACGAAGCGCCTCAGCGAGCGCCTGCTCGACCGTGACATGACGGTGGAGCTGACGGATGCCGCGAAGGACAAGCTCATCGAGATCGGGTTCGACCCGACGCTGGGTGCCCGGCCGCTGCGCCGCGCCATGCAGCGCGAGGTCGAGGACCAGCTCTCGGAGCGCATCCTGCACGGCGAGCTCAACGCGGGCGACCACGTGAAGGTCGATGCCGAGAACGGGAAGTTCCTGTTCGAGCACGGTCCGCGCGGTGAGAAGGTCGCGGTCGGTGTGGGAGCCGCCGGCGCGATCGAGGCCACGCCCGACATCGTCGCGGGGAGCTGA
- a CDS encoding helix-turn-helix domain-containing protein: MTPAEEDEATGIHCRLDELLAERGMTLARLSELVGVSVVNLSILKNDRARAIRYSTLSAICRVLDCEVGELLVRAD; this comes from the coding sequence GTGACGCCTGCCGAAGAGGACGAGGCCACCGGCATCCACTGTCGGCTCGATGAACTGCTCGCCGAACGTGGGATGACGCTCGCGCGATTGTCCGAGCTCGTCGGCGTCTCCGTCGTGAACTTGTCGATCCTGAAGAACGACCGCGCCCGCGCGATCCGCTATTCGACGCTCTCGGCGATCTGCCGCGTGCTGGACTGCGAGGTCGGCGAGCTGCTGGTGCGCGCCGACTGA